The Entelurus aequoreus isolate RoL-2023_Sb linkage group LG04, RoL_Eaeq_v1.1, whole genome shotgun sequence nucleotide sequence CCGCAAACAGGTGACATCATAGTAAAGGGAACAATTGATTatgaagataaaaacaaatatgagatagAAATTCAAGCATCAGATAAAGGGTATGCCCCTTTAACAACGGAAAAAAGTGTCATCATTAAGATAGTTGACATTAATGACAATGCGCCTGAGATTGAAGTGACGTCATTTTCTAGTTCCATTCCTGAAGATTCCAGACTTGGAACTACAGTTGCTTTAATCAGTGTGAATGACTTGGACTCTGGTCTCAATGGCAAAGTGATTTGTTCCATAAGTGAGGATGTTCCTTTTGTTTTGTCGCCATCATTACAAGACAAAATGTATTCCTTAGTGACCAAATCACCTCTGGACAGAGAGAAAATGTCAAAATATGATATTTCAGTAGTTGCAAGAGATGCTGGTCAACCTGCACTCTCATCTGAAAAGACAATAAGTGTTTTTATTTCAGATGTGAATGATAACAGTCCAGAGTTTTCATTCAGTCCTTATACTTTCTATGTTACTGAGGGCAACCATGCAGGAGCCTCTGTCTTTTCTGTCAAAGCTTCTGATCGTGATGACAACGAGAATGCTGCTATTTCATATCATATTGTCAGAGATGGAAGAGAAGGAAGTAAACTGTCTTCATTTCTAAGTATAAACACAGAAAATGGACAAATATCAGCGCTAAAAAGTTTTGACTTTGAGACGCTGAAAAGTTTCCAGTTCCAAGTGGTGGCCACAGACGGTGGAAGTCCTCCACTGAGCAGCAACGTGACAGTGAAGGTGTTCATTCTGGACCAGAACGACAACGCTCCAGTCATCCTGTATCCAGTCAGCTCCAACGGTTCTGCTGAAGGTGTGGAGGAGATTCCCCGCAATATGAAAGCAGGAGACTTGGTGACTAAAGTCCGAGCCTATGATGCTGATATAGGATATAACGGCTGGTTACTGTTTTCACTGCAGCAAGTCACTGACCACAGTCTCTTTACTTTGGACCGCTATACGGGCCAGATCAGAACACTTCGCTCATTGACAGAGACGGACGAGGCTGAGCATGGACTGCTCATACTGGTCAAAGACAATGGCAACGTTTCCCTGTCAGCAACAGCTACTGTGACTGTCAAACTTGTGGAGCCCAAAGAGGCTTTTGCAGCTTCTGATGTCAAACGTGCAGCAGCAAAAGTGGACGAGGAGGACGAcaatgtgactttttatctcatcctCACTTTGGGCTCGGTCTCGCTGCTTTTTGTCATCAGCATCATCGTGCTGATCGCCATGCAGTGCTCCAAATCCACAGAGTACACTTCCAAATATCTCCAAGACGCTAATTATGATGGGACACTGTGTCACAGCATCCAGTACAGATCAGGAGACAAACGCTACATGCTAGTTGGACCCAGAATGAGTATAGGTTCTACTATAGTCCCGGGCAGCCACGCCAACACTCTGGTGCTCCCTGACAGGAGACACACTTCTTCTGGGGAGGTAAGACTTGTTTCGAATTAAGTGTGGCTTTTCAATTGCGACATACTTGTGTGTTGAtttgtttaatttatttcttaACAATACTGATGAGGCTCCATGGTGAAAACGTGGTCAGCATGTGGCCGCACAGGCAAGAGATCTGGCTTTAAATCTCCATTTTGGCATTTCTgtctggagtttgcatgttctccctgtgcccTGCATAGGTGTTCTTAAGAGACGAAGAGAAGGGTAGTGATTCAAAAACTGAAATTTgtcaaaattaatgaaaaaaaagaaagaaaaactccAATAGTTTCATGTCACAAACATGTTTAATGCAACActacctgtctcccacatacaacactgttatTGCAACCactcctaaaagactctgcaatttagcctccaacaaacaaCAGGAGTTACAAACATTTGCGTCACTTAAGGTGACCAGAGTgttatttgtttacaactgaatggaatgctatcATGagtgattccgactattttggactagtagtcgatccacagcgatcgttctgccacacaatacctcaatgctaacgaggggaaattaaacgTCAGCGACTGTTCTTGcatggctttgacagtaggaatgCTTTTTTGCATCtacttgtttttctcactacgatagggcaacaccttccttgcccaggcacagcctcctggttttggagtctacatatttggggttttggcaccagccgctataAGAcacgaccaatctaagtctaagactagatttgaccaatctatgtcaatgagcacaaactgatgaagcctactcagatgagaggcAAAACATAAAGATAaagcaaacagtccagttgcgatcgattgaatgccctgggaTGTTTAATGAGGAATACCTAGAATATTAATATATTACACCTTTTTATTTGAACAATTTTAAATAACAATCCGTGGGGACATTTTTATCCTTTATTTTGTACGTGTGaatgtgttattttttgtttatatgtcCCCTGTGTTTGGCTGGCGACCAGTCAAGGTTGTATCCTGCTTCTTGCCCAAATTGTCTtgatctgtggtccggatcatgttttgtttagttatgttctgttagttttggacttctttagttcccgttTAAGCTTCCTTGTTtacttttgtcaccatggcgacttagtgtgttcacctgtctctgattagtgctcacctgcttcccgagcactaatcagaggcattatttaagttgcctttgccaggcagtcggcctggcttcactgATTATGTCACACTGTTTGGTCACGCCTGTACCAAGTAAGTTTCTTGTTCCATGCCCTAGCTTCTGTTTAGTCTTAGCTTCACGTGTTTTAGGCAAGCCtttctttttgttgtgttgtttgtgttttttggtaGTTTAGTGATTTATGTTATTAAATCCCATCCTacctttacgccttcgtccggagccgtctttttGCATTGAAAGAACAACCCGCAGCAAGCTGCAGCCCCCACGCGACACAAATTCAGCTGGGATAGGGTCCAGCTTCCCCATGACCCAAATGAAGAaaagcggtatagaaaatggatggatactaaTAGTGAATTATCACTGTTTGGTGGACTTCATTTTATGATTCAATGAGTTAAAGCTGTAACGCATAGTTACTGTACATACTACAATCCAGTCCAACTCATGTTATGTTTATTCAATTTCCAATATTTACATTGAACAGATCATTTCAGCATATGCAAACAACTTCCCCATGTGACTTGataaatgcctgtaatgttgcaAAGCTTATACCAACCTcttatttatttaaaggcctactgaaagccactactaccgaccacgcagtctgatagtttatatatcaatgatgaaatcttaacattgcaacacatgccaatacggccgggttaacttataaagtgcaattttaaatttcccgctaaacttccggttggaaactcctttggaggatgacgtatgcgcgtgacgtagccagtagaacagaggtatggctcccccattgaagccaatacgaaatagctctgttttcatcccaatattccacagtattctggacatctgtgttggtgagtctgttgcaatttgttcattgcgttatggagaaagaagctgagcaagcaaagaagaaagttgtcggtgcaaagcggagtattttgcgagggaagtcagcaacacaacacagtcggtgtttcattgtttacattcccgaaagatgcagtcaagattgaagaactcggacaacacagactcttaccaggaggactttcatttggatacacagacgcgataccgtgagtacgcagctgcgcttccaaacatttgatcgcttgcccgtacgtgcgtgtcacgtacgtaactttggttaaatatataagctttatgaaccttgggttaggtgaacggtcttttgggcttagTGAGTGTGTgtattgtgcaggtgtttgaattgtattggcgggttatatggacgggagctagtatactagctcctagctcctagctatagctaggagctagcataacaaacacctaggtgtttttatgcgggattaatttgtggcatattaaatataagcctggttgtgttgtggctaatagagtatatatatgtcttgtgtttatttactgttgtagtcattcccagctgaatatcaggtcccacccgcacgcttccaaacatttgatcgcttgcccgtacgtgcgtgtcacgtacgtaactttggttaaatatataagctttatgaaccttgggttaggtgaatggttctttgggctgagtgagtgtgtgtgttgtgcaggtgtttgaattgtattggcgggttatatggacgggatcccgtccatataacccgctcgagctataactagctctagctagtagctaggagctaggagctagcataaccaacacctaggtgtttttatgcaggattaatttgtggcatattaaatataagcctggttgtgttgtggctaatagagtatatatatgtcttgtgtttatttactgttgtagtcattcccagctgaatatcaggtcccacccgcctctcacagcatcttccctatctgaatagcttccactccccactagtccttcacttgcactttactcatccacaaatatttcatcctcgctcaaattaatggggaaatcgtcgctttctcggtccgaatctctctcacttctgtcggccatcattgtaaacaatagggaactttgcgtatatgttcaactgactacgtcacgctacttccggtaggggcaagcctttttttatcagataccaaaagttgcgatctttatcgtcgtcgttctatactaaatcctttcagcaaaaatatggcaatatcgcgaaatgatcaagtatgacacatagaatagatctgctatccccgtttaaataaaaacatttcatttcagtaggcctttaaatgtacatGATTTCACACTTATCTTACAATGCATTACAACAATACCACCTTCCAAGAATACTTCACGGTATACTTTAGCAAGTTAATACGATACCTATACCATCTTGACTAAAGTAGAAAGGACATCGAAGGCTCTTCTTTCCTTGAAAgggtgtatatactgtaaatcaaaAATTGTAGAACTAAAGTCATTCCTGTAGTTGACactgctgtccatggtgctgataaTTTCAGCTGTGTTTGAACACAGCTATATAGATATACAGTAGAAAACTGCCCCCCGCCCCATTTACCTCATTGTATACATTAGTTACTCCCAATTAAACTGTCTTGTGGCTttagaataatacattttaacgTGTGTTGCAGTATTTTTGTGTGCTTCTTAAATGATTAGAAAAAGGGTGCCTACAGATATGTTTACcatgttttttgtttagttttttggacATAAATATTGTGCTTTTCATATCCATGTTAAACCATTGTACTTGTAGTAAGCAATGACACCACAAGGTGTCGCAGTGATGAGTCAAAGTGTGGATGGTCTTTT carries:
- the LOC133647693 gene encoding protocadherin alpha-3-like, whose product is MFPGFIVEQRRRMEMTPRCFARCAVLMALLWNVSSAQIRYSIVEEVNEGAVVGNIAKDLGLDKSTLEERKYRVVSSAEEPLFHVNVNDGLLYVSRKLDREDVCALNSVCLINLKTVLENPLEVHYVGVEILDVNDHSPIFPEKEKTLDISESVLPGARFQLKAARDPDRGDFSVQKYKLSQNDHFRLEIKDKGEDGKIPILVVQKALDREARASHALVLTALDGGKPPKSGDMNILVNVLDVNDNAPVFATDVYSVMLDENAPIGTTVIQVNATDLDEGTNGDVIYLFTDSMHHKLLSLFNIHPQTGDIIVKGTIDYEDKNKYEIEIQASDKGYAPLTTEKSVIIKIVDINDNAPEIEVTSFSSSIPEDSRLGTTVALISVNDLDSGLNGKVICSISEDVPFVLSPSLQDKMYSLVTKSPLDREKMSKYDISVVARDAGQPALSSEKTISVFISDVNDNSPEFSFSPYTFYVTEGNHAGASVFSVKASDRDDNENAAISYHIVRDGREGSKLSSFLSINTENGQISALKSFDFETLKSFQFQVVATDGGSPPLSSNVTVKVFILDQNDNAPVILYPVSSNGSAEGVEEIPRNMKAGDLVTKVRAYDADIGYNGWLLFSLQQVTDHSLFTLDRYTGQIRTLRSLTETDEAEHGLLILVKDNGNVSLSATATVTVKLVEPKEAFAASDVKRAAAKVDEEDDNVTFYLILTLGSVSLLFVISIIVLIAMQCSKSTEYTSKYLQDANYDGTLCHSIQYRSGDKRYMLVGPRMSIGSTIVPGSHANTLVLPDRRHTSSGEVRLVSN